A single region of the Kwoniella botswanensis chromosome 1, complete sequence genome encodes:
- a CDS encoding pyrroline-5-carboxylate reductase — MGYTLAVLGCGTMGVAILSGVLSSLEARLSAPLTQKHHSGETEPPSGISTPTASQFLDAPEESLPSRFIATVGREETGRKLKKTFEGLGRFGSDVEVRAGQGNVQAVKEADVILVCSKPNIAKSILLEEGMAEAVKGKLVISICAGVTISQLVSWVPESTKVVRAMPNTPCKIREGMTVVTPVSDALSRTLILNIFTSCGRCRFLEEKYFDACTALAGSGPAFVALVLEAMTDGGVMMGLPRVEALELAAQTLQGTGRMALYAGLHPAQLKDSVTTPGGCTIAGLLTLEDGRVRSTMARAIQVATNHASGLGQDSKK; from the exons ATGGGTTATACATTAGCTGTCTTAG GATGCGGTACCATGGGAGTAGCCATTCTCTCCGGGGTCCTCTCCTCACTCGAAGCTAGACTATCAGCTCCACTGACCCAGAAACACCATTCGGGAGAGACTGAACCTCCTTCAGGAATATCTACTCCTACTGCCAGTCAGTTCCTCGATGCTCCGGAGGAATCACTGCCTTCTAGATTTATCGCGACTGTAGGTAGAGAAGAGACAGGCAGGAAGTTGAAAAAGACTTTTGAAGGGCTGGGTAGATTCGGGAGTGATGTGGAAGTAAGAGCTGGACAGGGTAATGTGCAGGCTGTGAAGGAAGCGGACGTGATACTTGTATG TTCTAAACCTAACATTGCCAAATCAATCCTCttagaagaaggtatggcCGAAGCCGTCAAGGGCAAACTCGTCATATCTATTTGTGCAGGTGTGACTATCTCTCAGTTGGTCTCTTGGGTTCCGGAATCTACCAAAGTAGTCAGAGCAATGCCTAACACCCCTTGTAAG ATAAGAGAAGGTATGACAGTAGTCACCCCTGTATCGGACGCCTTGTCACGCACGTTGatcctcaacatcttcacctcctgtGGACGATGCAGATTCTTAGAAGAGAAATACTTTGATGCTTGTACTGCGCTAGCTGGATCAGGACCTGCATTTGTAGCGCTCGTGCTGGAAGCTATGACGGATGGAGGGGTGATGATGGGTTTACCAAGAGTTGAAGCGTTGGAATTGGCTGCTCAGA CCCTACAAGGTACGGGTAGGATGGCACTTTACGCTGGATTACATCCTGCTCAGTTGAAGGATAGTGTGACTA CTCCCGGAGGTTGTACCATCGCAGGTCTCTTAACTCTCGAAGACGGTAGAGTCAGATCAACAATGGCAAGAGCCATTCAAGTTGCTACCAACCA CGCTTCTGGTTTAGGTCAAGATTCCAAGAAGTAA